In a genomic window of Bicyclus anynana chromosome 5, ilBicAnyn1.1, whole genome shotgun sequence:
- the LOC128198128 gene encoding uncharacterized protein LOC128198128 encodes MGTPVAPVVANLWMEYFEELATSSIPIQVRFWKRYVDNVFAVMQGGEKEVQQYLALLNGIHRKMTFTYEMEKDRSLPFLDVLVKVRLDGSFSHTVYRKQTHTDRYLHGSSHHHPRHLASVATTLFNRAQDLCDDVNIQAELEHISKVLRRNGHKPLVLKNSSHQRRERPLEVERRMAYLPFVKGVTDKIGSFLRKNTTSTLCLLLYKRSPT; translated from the coding sequence ATGGGTACCCCAGTTGCCCCAGTAGTTGCCAACTTATGGATGGAGTATTTTGAAGAGCTCGCCACCTCATCTATACCCATACAAGTTAGGTTTTGGAAAAGGTACGTGGATAATGTTTTTGCTGTCATGCAGGGCGGTGAAAAAGAGGTGCAACAATATCTGGCACTTTTGAATGGTATTCACCGGAAAATGACCTTCACATACGAAATGGAGAAAGATCGGTCGCTTCCATTCTTGGATGTCCTAGTCAAGGTCCGACTAGATGGTAGTTTTAGTCACACTGTTTACCGGAAGCAGACACACACGGACAGATATTTACATGGCTCTTCGCATCACCATCCACGACACCTTGCGTCAGTGGCTACCACCCTCTTCAATCGCGCACAGGACCTTTGTGATGACGTTAACATCCAGGCTGAGCTGGAACATATAAGCAAGGTGTTACGTCGAAATGGTCATAAGccccttgtattaaaaaatagttcacaTCAACGGAGAGAACGACCTTTGGAAGTCGAAAGAAGAATGGCCTACTTACCTTTTGTTAAAGGGGTAACTGATAAAATTGGATCGTTCCTAAGGAAAAATACAACATCAACACTGTGTTTACTCCTTTACAAAAGATCGCCCACATGA
- the LOC112052466 gene encoding uncharacterized protein LOC112052466 isoform X3, with amino-acid sequence MQLGRNIDNKNLVVLSWVCLYRQLNLIQFAIGFSIVIICFDALESWLKYKHRTTCLKRLASHDNQKIKTALTEINNWINRQCKGFIFLRNNNHTKAFLLLQIMLSLIFFIGRYTSGYTILYLLFTVIFFLHKLIPPIIKVYKKVQQNAESDFELEGLIPDESDVNLDLLTIEPDQKSSVDDRQSLDYWKPEDLPLEDASDSSDNSSSLARNLSIEKMQSLTKDVEVTDSSEDEYIPEEQQPEQYQSSLEVQPSGTWSNAFGVLSNLKGAVVNMVYNQHDDKKRRRIPSVDSSDGFEMVDKNEL; translated from the exons atgcaactgggtcgaaatatcgacaataaaaatctcgtcgttttatcgtg gGTCTGTTTATATCGACAACTAAATTTGATACAATTTGCTATTGGATtttcaattgtaattatatgtTTTGATGCTTTGGAAAGTTGGTTAAAGTATAAGCATCGTACAACATGTTTAAAACGATTAGCCTCTCATGATAATCAAAAAATCAAGACAGCTTTGACTGAAATAAACAACTGGATTAATAGGCAGTGCAAAGGATTCATTTTtttacgtaataataatcacaCTAAA GCATTTTTACTTCTCCAAATTATGTTAAGCTTGATTTTCTTTATTGGAAGATATACCAGTGGATACAcaatactatatttattatttactgtgATATTTTTTCTACATAAATTAATCCCTCCAATAATAAAAGTCTATAAGAAAGTTCAACAAAATGCAG AATCTGATTTTGAGTTGGAAGGCCTCATACCAGATGAATCTGATGTAAATTTGGATTTGTTGACTATTGAACCAGATCAGAAGTCATCAGTGGATGATAGACAAAGTTTGG ATTATTGGAAACCAGAAGACTTACCTTTAGAAGATGCCAGTGATAGTTCAGATAATAGCAGTTCTCTTGCTAGAAATTTATCAATTGAGAAAATGCAGAGTCTTACAAAAGATGTTGAAGTTACAGATTCTAGTGAAGATGAATATATACCAGAAG AGCAGCAACCTGAACAGTATCAATCATCTTTAGAAGTACAACCATCTGGAACATGGAGCAATGCCTTCGGCGTCTTATCAAATCTCAAGGGAGCTGTTGTAAATATGGTATATAATCAACATGATgataaaaaaaggaggagaatCCCAAGTGTAGATTCATCAGATGGTTTTGAAATGGTAGATAAAAATGAATTGTAG
- the LOC112052466 gene encoding uncharacterized protein LOC112052466 isoform X4 codes for MFGSIRSIFKWKSPTSTEIKNSSSFLFIISLCLLEDVLLWKKMWMSLLFFVCFNIVFMVCLYRQLNLIQFAIGFSIVIICFDALESWLKYKHRTTCLKRLASHDNQKIKTALTEINNWINRQCKGFIFLRNNNHTKAFLLLQIMLSLIFFIGRYTSGYTILYLLFTVIFFLHKLIPPIIKVYKKVQQNAESDFELEGLIPDESDVNLDLLTIEPDQKSSVDDRQSLEQQPEQYQSSLEVQPSGTWSNAFGVLSNLKGAVVNMVYNQHDDKKRRRIPSVDSSDGFEMVDKNEL; via the exons atgttTGGTTCTATTAGATCGATTTTTAAATGGAAATCGCCAACaagtacagaaataaaaaattcatcatcttttttatttataatttcgtTATGTCTTCTCGAGGATGTTTTGCTTTGGAAAAAAATGTGGATGTCTTTGTTATTCTTTGtatgttttaatattgtttttat gGTCTGTTTATATCGACAACTAAATTTGATACAATTTGCTATTGGATtttcaattgtaattatatgtTTTGATGCTTTGGAAAGTTGGTTAAAGTATAAGCATCGTACAACATGTTTAAAACGATTAGCCTCTCATGATAATCAAAAAATCAAGACAGCTTTGACTGAAATAAACAACTGGATTAATAGGCAGTGCAAAGGATTCATTTTtttacgtaataataatcacaCTAAA GCATTTTTACTTCTCCAAATTATGTTAAGCTTGATTTTCTTTATTGGAAGATATACCAGTGGATACAcaatactatatttattatttactgtgATATTTTTTCTACATAAATTAATCCCTCCAATAATAAAAGTCTATAAGAAAGTTCAACAAAATGCAG AATCTGATTTTGAGTTGGAAGGCCTCATACCAGATGAATCTGATGTAAATTTGGATTTGTTGACTATTGAACCAGATCAGAAGTCATCAGTGGATGATAGACAAAGTTTGG AGCAGCAACCTGAACAGTATCAATCATCTTTAGAAGTACAACCATCTGGAACATGGAGCAATGCCTTCGGCGTCTTATCAAATCTCAAGGGAGCTGTTGTAAATATGGTATATAATCAACATGATgataaaaaaaggaggagaatCCCAAGTGTAGATTCATCAGATGGTTTTGAAATGGTAGATAAAAATGAATTGTAG
- the LOC112052466 gene encoding uncharacterized protein LOC112052466 isoform X5, whose protein sequence is MFGSIRSIFKWKSPTSTEIKNSSSFLFIISLCLLEDVLLWKKMWMSLLFFVCFNIVFMVCLYRQLNLIQFAIGFSIVIICFDALESWLKYKHRTTCLKRLASHDNQKIKTALTEINNWINRQCKGFIFLRNNNHTKAFLLLQIMLSLIFFIGRYTSGYTILYLLFTVIFFLHKLIPPIIKVYKKVQQNAESDFELEGLIPDESDVNLDLLTIEPDQKSSVDDRQSLDYWKPEDLPLEDASDSSDNSSSLARNLSIEKMQSLTKDVEVTDSSEDEYIPEAT, encoded by the exons atgttTGGTTCTATTAGATCGATTTTTAAATGGAAATCGCCAACaagtacagaaataaaaaattcatcatcttttttatttataatttcgtTATGTCTTCTCGAGGATGTTTTGCTTTGGAAAAAAATGTGGATGTCTTTGTTATTCTTTGtatgttttaatattgtttttat gGTCTGTTTATATCGACAACTAAATTTGATACAATTTGCTATTGGATtttcaattgtaattatatgtTTTGATGCTTTGGAAAGTTGGTTAAAGTATAAGCATCGTACAACATGTTTAAAACGATTAGCCTCTCATGATAATCAAAAAATCAAGACAGCTTTGACTGAAATAAACAACTGGATTAATAGGCAGTGCAAAGGATTCATTTTtttacgtaataataatcacaCTAAA GCATTTTTACTTCTCCAAATTATGTTAAGCTTGATTTTCTTTATTGGAAGATATACCAGTGGATACAcaatactatatttattatttactgtgATATTTTTTCTACATAAATTAATCCCTCCAATAATAAAAGTCTATAAGAAAGTTCAACAAAATGCAG AATCTGATTTTGAGTTGGAAGGCCTCATACCAGATGAATCTGATGTAAATTTGGATTTGTTGACTATTGAACCAGATCAGAAGTCATCAGTGGATGATAGACAAAGTTTGG ATTATTGGAAACCAGAAGACTTACCTTTAGAAGATGCCAGTGATAGTTCAGATAATAGCAGTTCTCTTGCTAGAAATTTATCAATTGAGAAAATGCAGAGTCTTACAAAAGATGTTGAAGTTACAGATTCTAGTGAAGATGAATATATACCAGAAG CAACCTGA
- the LOC112052466 gene encoding uncharacterized protein LOC112052466 isoform X1: MFGSIRSIFKWKSPTSTEIKNSSSFLFIISLCLLEDVLLWKKMWMSLLFFVCFNIVFMVCLYRQLNLIQFAIGFSIVIICFDALESWLKYKHRTTCLKRLASHDNQKIKTALTEINNWINRQCKGFIFLRNNNHTKAFLLLQIMLSLIFFIGRYTSGYTILYLLFTVIFFLHKLIPPIIKVYKKVQQNAESDFELEGLIPDESDVNLDLLTIEPDQKSSVDDRQSLDYWKPEDLPLEDASDSSDNSSSLARNLSIEKMQSLTKDVEVTDSSEDEYIPEEQQPEQYQSSLEVQPSGTWSNAFGVLSNLKGAVVNMVYNQHDDKKRRRIPSVDSSDGFEMVDKNEL; the protein is encoded by the exons atgttTGGTTCTATTAGATCGATTTTTAAATGGAAATCGCCAACaagtacagaaataaaaaattcatcatcttttttatttataatttcgtTATGTCTTCTCGAGGATGTTTTGCTTTGGAAAAAAATGTGGATGTCTTTGTTATTCTTTGtatgttttaatattgtttttat gGTCTGTTTATATCGACAACTAAATTTGATACAATTTGCTATTGGATtttcaattgtaattatatgtTTTGATGCTTTGGAAAGTTGGTTAAAGTATAAGCATCGTACAACATGTTTAAAACGATTAGCCTCTCATGATAATCAAAAAATCAAGACAGCTTTGACTGAAATAAACAACTGGATTAATAGGCAGTGCAAAGGATTCATTTTtttacgtaataataatcacaCTAAA GCATTTTTACTTCTCCAAATTATGTTAAGCTTGATTTTCTTTATTGGAAGATATACCAGTGGATACAcaatactatatttattatttactgtgATATTTTTTCTACATAAATTAATCCCTCCAATAATAAAAGTCTATAAGAAAGTTCAACAAAATGCAG AATCTGATTTTGAGTTGGAAGGCCTCATACCAGATGAATCTGATGTAAATTTGGATTTGTTGACTATTGAACCAGATCAGAAGTCATCAGTGGATGATAGACAAAGTTTGG ATTATTGGAAACCAGAAGACTTACCTTTAGAAGATGCCAGTGATAGTTCAGATAATAGCAGTTCTCTTGCTAGAAATTTATCAATTGAGAAAATGCAGAGTCTTACAAAAGATGTTGAAGTTACAGATTCTAGTGAAGATGAATATATACCAGAAG AGCAGCAACCTGAACAGTATCAATCATCTTTAGAAGTACAACCATCTGGAACATGGAGCAATGCCTTCGGCGTCTTATCAAATCTCAAGGGAGCTGTTGTAAATATGGTATATAATCAACATGATgataaaaaaaggaggagaatCCCAAGTGTAGATTCATCAGATGGTTTTGAAATGGTAGATAAAAATGAATTGTAG
- the LOC112052466 gene encoding uncharacterized protein LOC112052466 isoform X2 codes for MFGSIRSIFKWKSPTSTEIKNSSSFLFIISLCLLEDVLLWKKMWMSLLFFVCFNIVFMVCLYRQLNLIQFAIGFSIVIICFDALESWLKYKHRTTCLKRLASHDNQKIKTALTEINNWINRQCKGFIFLRNNNHTKAFLLLQIMLSLIFFIGRYTSGYTILYLLFTVIFFLHKLIPPIIKVYKKVQQNADYWKPEDLPLEDASDSSDNSSSLARNLSIEKMQSLTKDVEVTDSSEDEYIPEEQQPEQYQSSLEVQPSGTWSNAFGVLSNLKGAVVNMVYNQHDDKKRRRIPSVDSSDGFEMVDKNEL; via the exons atgttTGGTTCTATTAGATCGATTTTTAAATGGAAATCGCCAACaagtacagaaataaaaaattcatcatcttttttatttataatttcgtTATGTCTTCTCGAGGATGTTTTGCTTTGGAAAAAAATGTGGATGTCTTTGTTATTCTTTGtatgttttaatattgtttttat gGTCTGTTTATATCGACAACTAAATTTGATACAATTTGCTATTGGATtttcaattgtaattatatgtTTTGATGCTTTGGAAAGTTGGTTAAAGTATAAGCATCGTACAACATGTTTAAAACGATTAGCCTCTCATGATAATCAAAAAATCAAGACAGCTTTGACTGAAATAAACAACTGGATTAATAGGCAGTGCAAAGGATTCATTTTtttacgtaataataatcacaCTAAA GCATTTTTACTTCTCCAAATTATGTTAAGCTTGATTTTCTTTATTGGAAGATATACCAGTGGATACAcaatactatatttattatttactgtgATATTTTTTCTACATAAATTAATCCCTCCAATAATAAAAGTCTATAAGAAAGTTCAACAAAATGCAG ATTATTGGAAACCAGAAGACTTACCTTTAGAAGATGCCAGTGATAGTTCAGATAATAGCAGTTCTCTTGCTAGAAATTTATCAATTGAGAAAATGCAGAGTCTTACAAAAGATGTTGAAGTTACAGATTCTAGTGAAGATGAATATATACCAGAAG AGCAGCAACCTGAACAGTATCAATCATCTTTAGAAGTACAACCATCTGGAACATGGAGCAATGCCTTCGGCGTCTTATCAAATCTCAAGGGAGCTGTTGTAAATATGGTATATAATCAACATGATgataaaaaaaggaggagaatCCCAAGTGTAGATTCATCAGATGGTTTTGAAATGGTAGATAAAAATGAATTGTAG
- the LOC112052507 gene encoding lys-63-specific deubiquitinase BRCC36 yields the protein MLQKVLLSTDVTLVCVQHALSTEKEEIMGLLIGEVHNNNSLVSIVSSVILRRLDKKPDRVEISEEQLVQATLRAEELAAEVGRPLRVVGWYHSHPHITVWPSHVDLATQFMYQRMDSSFVGIIFAVFLSDQTAKAPSIQITCFQSINEGSTQSRREIELEITNNNDSLTKNNFQILTQLPAILKEEEDEAFKNEAGEIETDDIINKQHNSAVRTIAIGHIVEKVSRPMLEALVARNALNSIRLRALKKRHQELMARLDNMSCNI from the exons ATGTTACAGAAAGTGTTATTATCTACAGACGTAACCTTAGTGTGTGTACAACATGCACTCTCCActgaaaaagaagaaataatgGGATTATTGATAGGCGAg GTCCACAATAACAATTCTTTAGTATCAATAGTATCATCTGTTATATTAAGAAGGCTGGACAAGAAACCAGACAGAGTTGAAATATCTGAGGAGCAGCTTGTTCAGGCTACATTACGAGCGGAGGAATTAGCTGCAGAAGTGGGGCGGCCATTGAGGGTAGTGGGCTGGTACCATTCACATCCACACATTACAGTGTGGCCATCACATGTTG ACCTTGCTACACAGTTTATGTACCAGAGAATGGACTCTAGTTTTGTTGGCATAATATTTGCAGTATTTCTGTCAGATCAAACAGCAAAGGCACCgtct ATACAAATAACTTGTTTTCAATCTATCAATGAAGGTTCCACTCAAAGCAGAAGAGAAATAGAGTTAGaaattacaaataacaatgattCTCTCACCAAAAACAACTTTCag aTCTTAACACAACTGCCAGCTATTTTAAAAGAAGAGGAAGATGAAGCATTTAAAAATGAAGCTGGTGAAATTGAAACagatgatattattaataagcAACACAACTCTGCTGTGAGAACCATAGCAATTGGACATATTGTAGAAAAG GTCTCTCGTCCTATGTTAGAAGCACTGGTTGCAAGAAATGCATTGAACAGCATCCGTTTAAGGGCACTAAAAAAGCGACATCAGGAATTGATGGCTAGATTAGATAACATGTCTTGTAATATATAG